GCTCGCGCGCCTCCCGAAGCCCGCCCTTCCCGTTCTTCCGCGCCATCGGGTCCTCCTATTCCACGAGGAGCAGCTTTGCCCCCGACTCGACGACCTGACCTTCCTCGACGAAGATCTCCTTCACCTTCCCCGCGACGGCGGACTTCAGCTCGTTCTCCATCTTCATCGCCTCGACGACGATCACTCCCTGGCCGGCCGCGACCTCCTGCCCCTCCTTGACCAGGAGCTTGACCACCTTCCCGGGCATCGGGGAGGTGAGCATCGCCTTCCCGGCGGAGCCCTTGCCGCCCGCCCGGATCATCGCCCGGCGCTGCTCGTTCATCAGGGTGAACTTGTGGCAGTCGCCCTGGATCAGCACCTCGTACTCCTCCGACGGCAGCCGGGTCACGTCCACCACGAACGAGGCGTCCCGGTACAGGACCGACCAGAGCCGGCCGGCCACCTGGTGGGCGTCGACGACATGCTCCACCCCGTCGATCGCCACCTTGTAGTTCGCCCCGCCGAGTTCCTCGACGGTGATCGTCGCATCCCGTTCCCCGATCGTCGCCACGTAGCTCATCGCCGCACCTACCCGATCTTCCGGATGCCCGGGCGTGTGGAGTATTTCCACATCGAGACGGGACCGGCCGCCTCCCCGGGTTGCTGGGCCACCGCGCGCTTCCGCTCCTCCGTGAACACCTGGATCGCCGCCGTGGCCAGGGCGACCTCCTCGTTGTCGAGCTTGCGCGCCTCTTCCTCCTTGAAGAACACCTTGTCGATGAAGTTCGTGTCGAAGTTCCCCTCGATGAAGTGCCGGCTGTTCATCACGCGGATGTGGAAGGGGATGGTCGTTTTCACCCCGGTGACCACGTACTCGGCGAGAGCCCGCTTCATCCGGGCGATCGCCTCCGTCCGGTCCTTCCCCCACACCACCAGCTTGGAGATGATCGGGTCGTAGTAGATGGGGATCGCGAACCCCTCGTACATGCCCGAGTCGTCCCGCACGCCGGGGCCGCCGGGGATGCGCAGCGAGGTGACCACCCCGGGGCACGGCATGAAGTTGCGCTCCGGGTCCTCGGCGTAGACGCGGCACTCGATCGCGTGGCCCGTCTGCTTCACGTCGTCCTGGCGGATCGAGAGCACCTCTCCCGCCGCCACGCGGATTTGTTCTTTGACGATGTCGACCCCGGTCACCATCTCCGTGACCGGATGCTCCACCTGGAGCCGGGTGTTCATCTCGAGGAAGAAGAAGTTCCGGTTCGAGTCCACGAGGAACTCGCACGTGCCCGCGCCCTCGTACTTCACCGCCCGCGCCGCCTCGATCGCCACCTTCCCCATCGCGGCCC
The Deltaproteobacteria bacterium CG2_30_66_27 DNA segment above includes these coding regions:
- a CDS encoding acetyl-CoA carboxylase biotin carboxylase subunit, encoding MFRKILIANRGEIAIRVLRACKEMGIRTVAVFSEVDRKALHTRYADEAYCIGPAPARESYLVIDKIIDVAKRSGAEAIHPGYGFLAENPLFADRCEKEKIKLIGPSAYAMRTMGSKTLARKTVQAAGVPVVPGTVEPIATEAEIVRVAKEIGFPVMLKATAGGGGKGMRLVREESELSSSLRMAKSEAKSAFSDDSVYIEKYIENPRHVEIQLLGDRHGNYVHLCERECSIQRRHQKVVEESPSVIVTPEMRAAMGKVAIEAARAVKYEGAGTCEFLVDSNRNFFFLEMNTRLQVEHPVTEMVTGVDIVKEQIRVAAGEVLSIRQDDVKQTGHAIECRVYAEDPERNFMPCPGVVTSLRIPGGPGVRDDSGMYEGFAIPIYYDPIISKLVVWGKDRTEAIARMKRALAEYVVTGVKTTIPFHIRVMNSRHFIEGNFDTNFIDKVFFKEEEARKLDNEEVALATAAIQVFTEERKRAVAQQPGEAAGPVSMWKYSTRPGIRKIG